Sequence from the Lysobacter capsici genome:
ACCGCGGCGGCGGCTACGGATACCTCATCGCCAAGGACAGCTACCGCGTGGTGGAGCGGCGGATGTATCCCTAATTTCGGCGATAGCCGAATCGATGCGCGACGCCATCACTTCGATGGCATCGCATGAGGCGGGGCCTCGGAATCCAACTGCAGCGAAACCACAGTGCGGCCCTTGCAGGCCTTGGCTTGCGGCGCGAACCGCCACTTCGATACCGCGGCCAGGATCGCTTCGCGATAATCGATCGGCGCGCGGCCGCGATGTCCGATGGGGCGCCACTGTTGCGACACGATGACCGGCGAATGCACTTGGCCGGAACGGTCGAGCTCGAACGCGACCACGGCCGTGCCCTCGTACTCGTTGTGCAGCCGTGCCGGCAACTTCGGCGGGATGGTCGCGATCGGGTCCACTGGCTGCGCACACCGCGGCAATTCGTTTTTCGGCGCGGCGATGGCGGCGGCCGCGACCGCCACGATGCCGATCAGCAAGACCGTGATGATCGGGCAAGGCATCGGCTTGGGCACTAATCATCCTGCGACTACTGAGCGGCCGACGCCTCGGAAACGCCAGCCTACCGCGACGACCACCGCTCCAGATACGGTGCAATCTTGCCCTTCACTCGCCCTGCGGCGGCGTGGCGGGCGCCGCATTGGCGGACAACCCCTTATAGAACTGGATCGTCGCGGCCGCGTTGGCGGAGGTGGTGTAGTTCCTGACATCGTCCGGGCGCTCGGTGAGGTTTGCCGACCACTTAAGAAGGCCCTCGTCGTCGAGCCATATCCGGCAGGCAGGTGCCAGTTCCTCGTTGACTTGGATATCGCGCGCATCCAGCCAATCGTACAACTGCTTGGGCAACCAGTTCGGGGTACCTTCCGACCAGTACAACACCGCTTCTGGCCTGCCTTTCAGCATCAGTGCACGCGAGCCGGCAAAGGCTTCGTTGAGGGCTTGCAGGTACCCGGCCGAGCCGTCCGCGGGTATCCAAGTCGCGGCGGTGCAACCGGAATACACATGCGCGAGCGAAATCATGTGGCCCCAACTCATGCCGATCGCCACGCAACCGGACAATCCCGCGGTGTTGAGCTCGATCCGTTGCGCCGACTGGCCGGAACCGACGCGATTGCCATTCACCATGATCCATTGATCCAACCCGACTCTGATATACATCGCCTTCGCCTCCGTCGCACGCATCCAACCGGCAACCACTGCCGGCCCTTCGCCTTCTTAGACGCGGCTGCACTGGGGTTGTGAACCCGCTTCATGCACAACGCGCTAAACACCGGCCACGGAAAAAACAAAGGCCGGGCGCTGAGCAC
This genomic interval carries:
- a CDS encoding energy transducer TonB; translation: MLIGIVAVAAAAIAAPKNELPRCAQPVDPIATIPPKLPARLHNEYEGTAVVAFELDRSGQVHSPVIVSQQWRPIGHRGRAPIDYREAILAAVSKWRFAPQAKACKGRTVVSLQLDSEAPPHAMPSK